Sequence from the Lampris incognitus isolate fLamInc1 chromosome 12, fLamInc1.hap2, whole genome shotgun sequence genome:
aagagtgtggtaattggccaagtacaatggaggagggggaaagggggggggtccttcgAGCAAATTTGTGGGTATGTGAAGAAATCATCAAAACTTAAATTGAAGGCATATGTCATTATTAAACTGCACCCTAGAATGGCCATAATCCTTTACACATTTCAGGCATATCAGCTCTGTTTGCATTAAGGGTCATATTGTCAGAAGGGCTGAGTTGAGACACCAACTGTATGTTATTAAAAGGACTTGTGCTTTTTCTTTTAcatactttattacattatatACATGAACTCCAAAAGGTTTGTTTAGTTTTTCCAAGAGCCTTAGCATGCCGTTACAGCAAAACCATTTAATTCAACTCAAGTATGTTTCGTGAGAGCAATTTTTGAATTATTTCAACAGTAAAAATATTTGAGTAATCTTGATTAAGCAAACGGATAGTGACGTATTGAAATAAAACTGTTGCCCTCTCTCACCATCCCTCAACCTCCTGTCAACCTCCTGTCAACCATTGTCCATCTGAACAATAGCACCGCCGAATGGAGGATGGCTCTAGCGGGGATAAACAGGCCTAAATCCTGCGcctgtctctgctctgggtgCGTCTCAATAGTATAAATGGAAATCTCTGGGTGAGCTGCAGCCATGCCGGCCGGCCCCTGCTTCACTAATATGATTAAGCACCAGTGGGCGGAAGGAAGCGACACATGTTACCACAGGCAAAAGGGACAAAAATTCCTctcaaaaatatattttttttatgaaCTTTGATACTGATGTATACAATACTGTCCAAAAAAAAGTGTTGAAAATAGTAAGAAATAGAAGTCTCCACACTGAAAACACTGAGGGAATACCGGCCATCTGCCTCTTAGCATACTAGAGTGAGCGGGGTTTAATCCAGATTATGGCCGCagcaaaactgttttttttttctttttttgcatctgTTGCTTGTCGTCAGTGTGTCCTTGGCTACACAGACACGCAGCAGGTTAGCAAGAGAGGTTCCCATTGGTTTTGAAAGCTACAGGAAACCAACCCAGAGGGCACCATAAGTGGAGCACGTTAAtttagtttgaaaaaaaaagaaagtattcTCACCCTAGTAGAGCAGACGGTCGAATagggggaaatggcttttttgatcaAGAGCATGATTGGTAACCCGTTGTCAGGAATAGGTCTCGGTGGTGGTGGTGACAAAGAAGAGGAGGCCACCCCCTCAGACCCCGCCAAAGCTGCAGGGATGACACGCGAGGAGTATGAGGAGTACCAAAAACAGTTGGTGGAGGAGAAGTAAGTAGCAATCCAGTACTCAGCGGACAGCACTCCATTTTGTTTTGGTCACACTGGCCTGTGAATGATACCGTGGCTGCAGACTGTGTGAAACAACAATCTGACCTTGACTAGACCAGGATCTGTTTCATCATAGCCTTTTAAAACTACAATCTGTTTTTataacttttctttttcttttttctttttttaaattccaTTCACTTCTTGTTCTGCATGCACCATTTATTTTTATACATGTTATCAATACTCAAGGTCAAAGCAAACTTACAAGGCATCACTGTGCAGAATATTCTGCATTGTGGGAGAAATATCTACCCTGTCCCACAGCAGccacataaataaataatcacATAAATAATCTCACACAGCACATCCTCTGCTCCATCATCCAGAACCATCCATTTGTTAGTTTAAACCAGATATTTCCTCACACAATAtcagtattttttttattttttttatttttgtgaaaCCTAAACACTGGATTGCAACGTTTCATCTGAGATTAGAAAGCCAGTCTAGTTGTTAAATACTGGAATTAGTGTAAAGGAGAACAATACAATTAAGTATTACATTACGTTATTTGCTGATGTTTGCATAACTCAAATTATGTGCAGTATCTTTAGTCTATAGACCTAGTTCTGTCAGTCAAGAAGCTTTCGATATGCACCAAGTACCCCTCCACACCGTTTGCCACTGAATTTATTTGACACGCACGAggtttttcttttatttatttgtttgtttgtttgtttatttatttatttattttaattttgttttgcTGTGGGTGGTGATCACTGATTACACCTGACACATACATATATGGTCAGATATTTTTCCTGCCCAGAAATGCTGTTCCCTGAAATGACAATGGCCGAAGATTAAGGGTTTTATGATCTGCTGTGTTATTGATCTACGATGCTGTTCTCTAAATCAGATTAGACACAGAAATCAtcaaattaaaaaacaaacaatatgTGTAGTACAATAGGGAACTAAGCAATCCTAAATATAGTGTCAAGGATCGTGTGCAAGTCATATTTATATGTTATTCAAATGTAAATTTATGCTATTTGTTAGCCTGAGGCAACCCCCCCACCCAGCAGACCCCCTCACCATGACTTACATAACAAGATTTGTCCTGCCTGTCCTCTGCGGTTTGGGGAACAAATCCATCTATTTTGAAATGGCAATACAGATTGAAAATTGGCATTTTTACTGGATTTCATGTGTAACTGCACCAAATAAATGTTGGTGCGCATTATATTTGTGATGCAAAACAAACAGGTGAGAACGTGAAGCACCATTTTCtgatatattttttaaaaaggcGAACAGAGAAGCCACTGCAGGTTTGGGAGGTGCACCTCTAAAACCTTTGTGGTGGTCGTTGTGGTTTAAaaaactgtgattttttttttttttagcagtgtgCACACTGGTGTCTTGGCCTGATCTCAAATCTGCCACTCAAGTCTGTCACTCAATCTGGCCTAATAATCCTCATCTTTAATTGGCTGCAGGAAAATGCCTGAGTCTTTCCTTTAAGTACAGGAAAATAAAGGCGCTTACAAAGTGTACCTGGAAAAAAAGCTATTTAAAGACAGTTTTAATGAATAGTCTCTGATAAtcaggaaaattaaaaaaataaataaataaataaaaataaataacttttaGTTCTATTGTAGTACTACAGGGTAAACCATTCTACATATGTTGAAATAATTGACTGTAAATTATAATAACGTGTTGTTTATTTGTAATTGCAATATTCTGTTTATAATAAATAAAGATACACGTGCAGCAATAGTACAAAAGTAACTGAGAACAATCACACACCACTGAGTTGAAATGATTTGGTGGATTTTATCATTGATCACAGATTTAACCAACTGATGTGTAAGGGATTACATTGTTAGTCGTCTCAGTAAATCCCACTGCTCAATTGAATAAAGAAGTAAAACCATCCCAAGGGTTAAAGTTGGGATTTTAGAGAACATTATTTTAAGTATGACAGGTCAGCCAATCACTGGACTGCAACATCTGGTTTACTTGAAAAACCTGAAGCCCTTTTAACTGCATGATATGCGAGATGgattttcaaaataaaggtccTAAGGCGTTTTGCATCTGTGAGGCCACGTGTTCGTCTATTTTACAATATCTGCCCAGATACATGGCCCCGTGTTTATGCTACCTGGGAAACTACATTTTACATAGATTCCCTAAAATTTACAGGATTATGAACAAATCTTGGCAACAACTAAAAGTCGTTTATCCAATTTCATCCTAACTGGATCTGTTTTATGCTGTGTTTAAAACAACACTGTATGAAACTGACTCAGTTACCTGACCATGGAGCCCATACTCTACATACTATGTGGCTTTGGGAAAATTAAAGCCACCGGGAAAAGTATTTCTAGAAAGTCTCAATGATGAAAAATCAGTCAAAGTGAGCTTGTTACAATAATCTGACATATTATGTGTAATACAAGGTCAGTTGCACATGCATTTCaagttatgattttttttttaattactgaAACCTGCAGTTTTGGCCCAATACCTTATTGAGATTTCATTTTTACTTTTAGTGCTTCTACATGCAAATTGGGGTGAGACAATATTTTTGCTGTTGTCTTACGGTCTCGCCAggcatttttttattttgtttaattcTTGAATTTTTGGCTGTATATGGAACGATTGCAAAGCAATGAAGTTGGATGCACAAAAAACACAAGCAGATATACTACATCAACATACATTGTCCACTAACACAACAAATCACCTCTAAAATAatgtttttgctgttgttgttgttgtgattcTCTGATCcctttcattttccttttttatCTGTTATTTACAAAGAGTAAACTGTTCATTCATGTGTAAAGCATTTTTTCTTAAATGTTACTCATCTTtctagtgtcttgatgcatgctcaataatccaggtaagaaaatcaaagacgggtgaatcagttcatctggatatgtttactgacagaaacgtttcatcaataaacgttgtatccagatgaactgattcaaccttctttaattttcttacctggattattgagcatgcatcaacacaaacgtttcatcattcatctaagtgacctcttcagtctaaacggactgcaggtatccccacccttataaaaaatacagttgcataacgaccgaaaccaacgaccagtttcatatgcaaatgtgggctggaccattaactagagttacaatggccatgtgtactattcacagaagattaggGAATGATGCAGTCGCAGCATtgaaagatggtgacagatgtataacaaccgaaaccaacaaccagtttcatgtgcaaatataatATTGCACATGAAATAATATTGCATATGAAAATGGTTGAAATATTATTAATTAAAATATACTTTCTAATGTGTTTGCATCACTGTAGGTACATGGACTCAAATTTCTGTAAACACAAAATCACATCTTACCTCTGACGAACAATAGGCCTCCGGCTCCTTTAAATCCTCATGAGTATAaaaatgatgaagatggaaaataaaaaaaatgcaaagcACATAATCAATCTAATGAATGGTTAGTCATTGAGATCATACAGTATGGACATGGAAAACTTATCATTTAAAAGCATATTTTTCTAAAAGTTATTAtactattatattatatatatatatattatgctgTTGTTTACAATCTGGCTTCTCTTCAGCAAAATGTCTAAAACCAACAATAATATGACAGGCTACTGTGGGGAGTAACAATTGATCTGCTTCATTACATAAAGTTTTAATGCAATAATATATCTATTTTATAGTAGttgatgcatgcacaataatccaggtaaacacataaaagaaggttgaatcagttcatctggatacaatgtttattgacatatatgtttcatcactcaactgagtgACCTGTGtctataaacattgtatccagaggaactgattaaaccttctttgatttttataGTACAATCAGTGTAACCTGTTTAGGATGCTCGCATGGCCAATAACAAATGTAATGTgctaataatctttttttttccacatttgcaTGCCAGGATGGAAAGAGATGCAGATTTCTTGCACAAGAAAGCCGAGCGGGCGACACTCAGGGTGTGCTTAAGAGACAAGTACAGGCTGCCGAAGGTAAGCACTGTTTCAAATGCACTTGAGTCACACTAACTTGACTATGTTGTTGATGCATACTTCAACaacatagtcaagtcaattttatttgtatagccctatatcacaaactacaaatttgcctcaaggggcttaacagcaacacagcatcctgtccttagaccctcacatcagataaggaacaactccctaaaatttttttaaaaaaataggaagaaacctcagggagagcaacagaggagggatctctctcccaagatggacaatgtgcaatggatgttgtgtttacacaatttacacaatacaacattgaaagaggataacagaattataaaatatatgaagaatatgatgaggaggatgccaagcagtgtccagatgccaccagaacagcccagggcccgagccatgtgaccagcatcaccatgtaaaaaataaataaataaatttaaaaataaaaaaaattacatatgtgtgtgtatatatatatatatataaaacataagaaacaaacataaaagaAACattaatataaaataaaaataacctAATAAACTATATAAcataaaaataagataaaaaacagaatattttttttaaattttttatttagCTCTAGAAATAAGATAGATGTTTCCATACTATCTTCAACAGACAAACAACAATCTTAAAAGGGTGACTGCAGCACAGGGTTTGCCATTATGTTCCTAACGTTGACTCTTAAATGATATCCAGTGCAGgtccaaacaaataaacaaatagagCCGTGTATGTACAAGTGTTAAATTCTGGTACCCTTTTGTTTCATCAAATAAGTGACTCACATTTTCAGTAATTTGTTAAACAGCGGGCAACATAATTGACATTTGGTTGATCCCCACTGATAAGCTGAAAATGCAGGATTTCACCACTGAGCCGGTTGTCCTTTAAACCCTCACAGCACCTGGGCAGGTAGGACTACAACATGGTTGGCTGGAGCTTTCTTTATCTGTTTAGTAGGACTACTTGGCAGTTCAAGCTTAGATAACGGAAGCCAGGAGGACATGCCAACAGATTAGGGCGCAAGATGTTCAATACAAGACCTGGGGACTTTGCGTGTTCCATTTTGTACCTTGTCGCTGAGCAGGTGTCTCAAGTGGAACCTGTGAACGGACATCGAGAAAGGACCGCATCTCCTTTAGGGGATAGCCACTGAGTGATTCCTACCTTTTGAAAGCTACTTAATAAGGGATAGGTTTAATAAGCTGAAATGGATGGAGAAAAACAGGTACGTTGGTATTTCATTCAAACCAGTCAGGGAGGATTCATGATTGTGATTCTACTGATTAATCACCAGATTGCGGAGATGTCATGTCGGTTTTCAAATGCCATTGGTTTTAATACTGGTGGATGCAATGGTAACTATGGGTTACCATAATTTCTCAGTTTTAGACAATGGCTTTCATTCCTTTATTAATGTAATGTAAGGACAATGGCAAGACCACATATGAATGCATCTAATTGCTTTTCTTCTACTGTGTTTTGCACTAATTGACTGCTTCAAAAGCCAGATTGGCTCAGTAAAGCTGCTGTGTATGAGGTGCATTATGAGGGCGGTGTGAATACTTTCACCATGACAACCTATGAGCTATAGGAAAGATGAAGTTATTGAATTCCCCTAGACTGCTTTGTTTTGACTAAATCACCGATTGAGGACAATACCATGAGCTACTAACAGTGGCTCGAGAGGCATTTAAAAGGGCAAATTGATGTTAGCGTGGTATTTTAATGGAATTATGGTCTCGTGCAATGCTATGGCAGATATCTTTAGACTTTTGCCAGGATACAGTGAGGTGAAGCTGAGGCAGGTGTCAGATAATCCCACAGGTTGAAGTTAGAAGTGGCCCCAGTACACTTTGTAttgtaatctatctatctatctatctatctatctatctatctatctatctatctatctatctatctatctatctatctatctatctatctatctatctatctatctatctatctatctatctatctatctatctatctatctatctatctatctatctatctatctatctatctatctatctatctatctatccatctatctatccatccatccatccatccatccatccatccatccatccatccatccatccatccatccatctatctatctatctatctatctatctatctatctatctatctatctatctatctatctatctatctatctatctatctatctatctatctatctatctaatgttcCAGCTGTTTGTTTTAATTAATTTTGCAATTAATTGCATTTAAGCACTGTGGCTTTCTATTGAATATCTTATTGCTTGGAAGCCAATGTAtttttaagtttgtttttttaacagtaTCCACAAATAGCAAAACTAAACTTAGAATTACAGCagaaaaataataattaataCATTACTATATAAAAATGTCAATAAATCATTAAAAATACAGTGAATTGTTTGCTGTTTCAAACACAAAAAGCCACCATTTACTTTGTGGTATGGAAAGTAATCTATAAATACTTAAGTAATTTAAGCAACTGAGGTCCTTTAGATGAGTGAAGAAATGTTTTTCTCTCGATAaacgcgtccagatgaactgagtcaactttctgtgatttaagCAACATTTATGCAGCATTGTATGGACTCACCAATTTATGTTTAAACAGCAACAGTGCAAAGCAAACTAAATAAATCTTGAGACATCTAAATATGGACTTTTGTGTCTGAATTCTTCCTCCAAAACaaatgtcagagagagagagagagagagagagagagagagagagagagagagagagagagagagagagagagagagagagagagagagagagagcgagagagagagagagagagagagagagagagagagagagagagagagagagagagagagcaagagagagagaagtattAGGTTCAAGAAATAAGCCCTTACAGTGTTTTTCATCATTTCCCCTGGCAAATGTACCTTACAATCtctatgttttgtttgtttttactctcatacaatatatatttattctatctatctattctgtACAGCCTTGTAAAAAAACAACCAGCATTACAACAATGGTCTGCTTCTCGAGACTTTTTCTCATAATCACTATATCTGTCCCTTAGtcttacaaaaaaagaaaaaaatacacaatGAGACTGCACATTATCATTAGCCAAAAAAAAACACGATTAGCTGCAATATATATTTCAGACTCAGGTCGTCTAAGAGTTGCAAACGATCTCTACCTAAGTCTCCAAAACACACTGAAGCTAACTTCTCTGCTGGAGTCAGACCATGCTTTTCCTCTCTATTCTTACCCACAGAGTGAGCAGGACGAGAACATGATTGAGATGGCTGGGGATGATGTGGATGTACCAGAGGAGCTCCTCAAGATGGTCGATGAGGACGCCACAGAGGAGGAGGGCAAGGACTCCATTCTGGGCCAGATGCAGAACCTGCAGAACATGGATATGGACCAGCTCAAGGAGAAAGCCTCAGCTACTGTCACTGAGTTGAAGACCAAGGCAGAAGAGAAGTGCACTGTGATGTGAATGGGCAGGAAATGCTGCAACATATAGAAGATTATGaagaaaaagaaagcaaaaaaaaaaagaagcaaaaaaatcaaaacacaaaATCCCAACTTTTCTGGGAATCTACAGGCTAAGCTGTAATAAAAAGGTTGGGATTCAGTCAAAGTTACATTGTATTGTACCTACATAGTATTTACTTTTGTTATAAACACCATAAAGACAAATCTTTAGTTCTGTATCAAAGCctgtaacaataaaaacaatacaaGACAATATATTATCTCTATTACCAATACCACTTCTGCAAAGAGGAACTGTGTCCCTCTTCTCCTGTTTAACTGCACTGAAAATAATTCACAATGTAATTCTGCATTTAGCTAATGTTTCCTTGATTGAATCCTGCCGAGAAAAGGTGTCCCTCCGACCACCTCCACAATAGAGACGGGACCCTTTACCCGGAGATCAAGACCTGATTTCCCCAGCCAAGTTGTACTTTTATTCTCTCTTTCAATAACTCTTACAGTCACAAGACACGATTAATTTACAAATGTTAATTATTCTAATGTGATTTCCTCTATTTAATTGTTGTGAAATGAGAGTTTGTCCAAGTCTATCGTCTAATACAAGAGGCAAGAAGCTACTCAGGAGACATCTCGAGAAGCCACACTCCCCTGTCTACATTACTTGTTCCAATGCCCAATAACCCCCTCCTTTTCATTCATTTGATATTATTATagagttgttttttgttgttttttttgtaagtGGTGTCTAAATAAATCATTCTATTTagatattaccccccccccctttgtgttATTAAGAGGCTGACAAGCTTGACAAGTATTGCGAATTGGTTGATTTCATTAATTGTCAACAACATAGCATCCATTTTTTTGGTGGAATAGCTACTCCAGATTCTCTAAAAAGCTTTAACTATCTCTATTCTCCTAATACTCATTTGATACAGCTGAGCAATGCATTTACAGTTTTGCACAAACTATTATTCGGAAATATGTTGTTTTAAATGCAAATGGATCATTATAATAAAGGTATTTATTGAATACATACAGTATGTTATTTTGGTGTTTTGGAGGCGAAATGTCATATATACACAAGCTGAAGATTGTATTAGTTATTAGTATAGTTATTAGTATAGTCATTAGATACTACAGCTACTCCAAAAGTGGCCAGGGCAGCCACATAAAACGATTAAGATGAGGATCAAGTACCAACTATTTGAATTGGGGCAAACAAAGTGAGTAGAGATATGGGTCTTAACTTAATTGGGTATTATTTAAACACTTGTTAGGGCTGAttatgtggggtggggtggtggtgtgggggttCATGAATGTTTGAGTTTGTCATGAGCCCAAGTTTAAAAGGCCTTGGATTTTGAAGCTGTGGAGATTACTGACTAATAGGATCAGCATAGCCAAGGTTGTCAAGCCATCGCCACCTCACCTCAttttctctatctctatctctgtctatatatctctcactctagctagctagctccgtcTTTCTCCAAAGACAGATACAAACGTATGGTTTTGTAACACTGAAATCAGGCACCTtgcatacattttattttttcattaatTGTCTTTTGGAGTAGGCTATACCTTCCATTGTCACGATGGCATGCAGTGCCCTTCATAACATGAAGGGAAGAGAAGCTAGAAGCAAATAAGGTTCCTTTGAAAACCTCTTGTAGCTAGTCTTTGTCAAAAAGATGGAGAAAGAAGGACATCTTAATTAAGAGTTGTAACTCCAGTTTCTGATTTCACCACAACTGAGATAGTTTTTGGTTGGATTTTAGCTGATTTTCAAAACTGATGACACATTTCTATTTTAAGTTGAGTGAGTTAGCTCTCCCAGAACCTTTTTCAACattcaaaaaataaaattaaaagttAAGGTGGCTATCAGCGATTTTAATACGGAGCACATTTTATgatatttggtcaaactctttcAATATACCGACAGTAATCAAAGTAATCAAGTAAGTAGATGCACTGGGAGGAAATAATCTGGTCTCTGTGGCCACCCTGGGTATTGCAAATGAAGACAGAAAGTTTTCTCTCTACCCGCTCCTAATGAGCCAGTCAGGGGAGTTCTTTCCAAGCCGGCGTCTCCATtggtccctacttgctgtcaatcagtttgcaCCTCCAGGAGGTTCTTAGGCAGAAGTGAGGAGGCAAGTTCTTTTGCAGTATGTCTTCAAAATATAGCTAGCTGTTGCTGAAATCTGCCTAGGACTGTTCAACCCCGCTATAAGGCAAATGtcacctccatccattatccaagctgcttatcccaatcaggattgtgggatgctggagcctatcccagcagtcattgggcaacaggtggggaaccaccctggaccggccaccagtccatcacagggccgacacattcatacctagggacaatttagtatggccgattcacctgacctacatgtctttggactgtaggaggaaacagaggaaacccacgcagacacaaggagaacatgaaaactccacacagacgaagacccgggatgacccccaaggttggactaccacagggctagaacccaggaccttcttgctgtgaggcgaccacactaaccactgcgccaccgtgccacccaaatgtCACCACATCCGAGAAAAATCAGACACATCTACTAGTCGCCGAATTACTTGCAAGCAATGAGTCAGTGAAACTTTTGGGAGTTCTTTGAAAAGCTGAGGTGGTTTCTATTTCTCAAGCTTTGTATGAATCAATTTATTGTCATGACATAGCCATAACTATGCATTTGAGGGTTTGTGACAGATTGCACTCCTAGAAGAAACAATTTGGACTTATTGCTTTGTGGAGATATGATTTTCCAAACGATTGTCCACTGTTTCACAaaaccagaaagaaaaaaaacactttatttttgtcactgtGCAGTTGTTTGGTTGCAAtgaaatttgtcctctgcattctaacccatcctattgtataggagcagtgggcagctgcagcacccggggaccaactccagttcttctatccattgccttgctcaggggcacagacaggagaattaaccctaacatgcatgtctttttgatggtgggaggaaatcggagcacccgcaggaaatccacgcagacacggggagaacatgccaactccacacagaaaggacctgggacggcctggggttcgaacccaggaccttcttgctgtgaggcaacagtgctaactactagaccaccgtgccgcccctgtgAGCCACACAGCCCTCTGACACAGATGTTGTTGTAAAAGCAAAAAACTACTGATGCGAAATCAGTGACAACTAATGTATTTAAAAAACTAATTAATTCCCTCCATATCGACTGTACCACTCCCAGCCAACATCACCATTTCTGGCTGGTGTTAGCTGATGTGTTTGCCAAAAACTACTGATGTCTTTTGTgcagaatgtcttgatgcatgctcaataatccaggtaagaaaatcaaagaaggtctaatcagttcatctggatacaacgtttattgacagatacgtttcatcagtcaactaagtgacatcttcagtctaaactgactgcaggtatcccaaccttataaacaatacagctgcataacgaccgagaccaacaaccagtttcatatgcaaatatgggtgtgaccattaactagaatttcagtggccatgtgtactattcacagaggatttgggttgcaatcatagcattgtaagatggtggcagatgcataacaaccgaaaccaacgaccagtttcatgtgcaaatatgggtagtctgtatgaaattacaaaacgaccacacccttagcaataggaccacctttaacactgaccaagtgtgtctgctcctgaaactgtgtcttcagtccacgtacttcacatacagggggcagtaggcGGCAGCATGGTGTGCTATTGGTTCCCCaggctcacctgtagtggccttgtatatggaggaagtggtaaagagggctctgatgtcatatccaggaacaccacctagccattgttcagatgtgtggacaacacctgggttaaaattaaatctcaggacataccacatttcaccaactacattaactctgtggacaaccacatcaagttcaccagagaAGATGTGTAAAATGACAAGTTAGCCTTTTTagaatgtgaaattgcaattggtgatgggggacattgattgttggtgtttaccgtaaactaacacatacagatcagtacttaaggtttgactctcatcatccattggaacacaaactaggagtcatcaggatgctgtaccatcaagctgacaatgtccctaCCAGCGGCCAAAGagagggagaaatcccacattaaacaggccttggttaagtgtggttatcctaactaggtgtttgtcaaagccaggaagacgcccaaacggtgcaccagccaactgaagacaggagaaggacc
This genomic interval carries:
- the cplx4a gene encoding complexin-4a is translated as MAFLIKSMIGNPLSGIGLGGGGDKEEEATPSDPAKAAGMTREEYEEYQKQLVEEKMERDADFLHKKAERATLRVCLRDKYRLPKSEQDENMIEMAGDDVDVPEELLKMVDEDATEEEGKDSILGQMQNLQNMDMDQLKEKASATVTELKTKAEEKCTVM